TTGTTTATTACACTTACAGGCAGATTGGGGAAGGGGAAGCAAGATGCTGGGTTTTCAAGGAAAAATGCCCGAAATGCAAAAAAGGGATAATGGGAAAGCCAAGGGAAGACGGAAAAGTTAAGATAAGGGCAAAGGAATATGTGTGCCCTGAGTGCGGCTTCACAATGGAAAAGAAAGAGCATGAAGATACGCTCACAGCAAATGTTGAGTACACCTGCCCTTCCTGCAAGAAGAAAGGGGAAACCTCTGTTCCATTCAAGAGAAAAAATATCGGCGGAGTGCTTACCCTAAGAGTTCAGTGCCAGTTCTGCCATGCAGATATTGACATTACAAAAAAGATGAAAGAAAAGAAAGGCAAGAAAGGAGATGCTATTGAAGATGATGAATAAAAACCTGGTTTTCATATCGATTGCATTAATCATATCCTTGCTGTCCTACGGCTGCATAGTTGCAATACCCTCTGGCGAGGTGAGGGAAATCCATGAGGGGAAGGCGCTGCTTATAGTAAAAACAATAGGCAACACATCAGAAAGCGAGATTCTCTTCAACAATGTTACTGCAATGAAGATGCTTTCGCAGCATCATCAGGTTAACATAACAACGCACGCATCATACGGCGCGTTCATAAGCTGCATTGACTCTGTATGCGGAGAAGGCGGGCTTTTCTGGGCTTTCTATGTCAACAACAAAAGCTCAAGCGTTGGTGCAGGCTCTTACATGGTGAATGACGGGGATTCAATAGAATTCAGGCTTACAGACAAGCTGGATTAGAGATTCAAAATGGTTTCTAAAGATAAAGTAAAAAGCGGAATAAAAAAGGCGCTGTGCACAATCGGAGCTGTAGCCATAATAAACCAGGTGATTGGAGCAGCTGTCTTTTCAATAGTTCCCAGTATAAACTTTTCAACAATAAAAACAAATGAGAGGGCAATAATAACGCGTATGGTAATCCCGGAAAACTTTGAGCCAATTGACTACCTCAACCTGGCAAGCTCCATCGTGCACAACAACTCATATGGAGAAGGGGTTTGCAGGGACTATGCAATTGAAACTTACCATGTTTATGACGAGCTTTCCGCGCTGTCAGGAAGGGCTGAATACACTGATGACCTGCGGCTTTCAACA
The Candidatus Woesearchaeota archaeon genome window above contains:
- a CDS encoding DUF4430 domain-containing protein; the protein is MNKNLVFISIALIISLLSYGCIVAIPSGEVREIHEGKALLIVKTIGNTSESEILFNNVTAMKMLSQHHQVNITTHASYGAFISCIDSVCGEGGLFWAFYVNNKSSSVGAGSYMVNDGDSIEFRLTDKLD